A window of the Oncorhynchus mykiss isolate Arlee chromosome 15, USDA_OmykA_1.1, whole genome shotgun sequence genome harbors these coding sequences:
- the kmt2e gene encoding inactive histone-lysine N-methyltransferase 2E isoform X2, which translates to MSIVIPVGVDTADTSYLEMAAGSEPESVEASPVVVEKSSYPHQIYSISSHHSHSYIGLPYADHNYGARPPPTPPASPPPSMLIRPGEGLFVPGGLQDEASRGTTLSTSEDGSYGADITRCICGFTHDDGYMICCDKCSVWQHIDCMGIDRQHIPETYLCERCQPRILDRDRAIVLQTRKRENMSGEWRDGIPVCISADGDTSATESGDEVPLELYTAFQHTPTSITLTTGRLAGNKQADKKRKRSGDKEPVATSARAKKAFREGSRKSSRVKGGAPEMEPGEHPSLWENKMKAWMEAYEDAGSNQYSEDVQILLRVKEAGDGKTLAYNTHTATFKPPVESQVQKNKKILKAVRDLAPDSLIIEYRGKFMLRQQFEANGCFFKRPYPFVLFYSKFDGLEMCVDARSFGNEARFIRRSCTPNSEVRHVLEDGMLHLYIYSLRSISKGTEITIGFDYDYGCCKYKVDCACVRGNPECPVLKHNLEPTENLEASSRRRGRKDKEPMMQRGDHLDLGQNQNMTLDCDGRTKGLGADGKQRKLSPLRLSISNNQDPTELEGVEDQPDNSVSSEVEMESEETIAERKRKMASPAEESHLQGVGASSCLGLSKPETREERKMEAILQAFARMEKREKRREQALEKIGTKSEGGIKEEPPATPEADMQSPGIMTPLLEVKEEPGLNKPTPAKLRGSKQRKSFSRSRTHIGQQRRRARTISTCSDIPPGSPGELLDPLANDSLDVEAPRDPEPEALSSHAPDTSPPYSGSPAPDRNRSGQKYPKTKKHLVSEWCVDKQERSLRTPEPAPERPLRISSDPEVLATQLNALPGMGPSPHVYSTPKHYVRFSSPFLANRSPTTPGVPTGRRRSRELPDTTPTSGSCKKRWLKQALEEETTTPPPSSGRPTLVMPSEGPLSPAINGDSDSPLPYNGSCTLPGEDSELPTPLKKRRLGLCPLDACMSESSTPYGSPCATPTRADLSETPGTPLLLATPPRVTRTEEPSPEPLPSTPTHTLSAPQESESSLDSSPEGSRRPSPQEAERPPSLLSSPCVAVRAPSLDVLLPQEAKTSAPLSPQPPTPESQDCVGEEGPETGTEGSSDTPSSTDPASSSLLPPWMKSPERVGLSGPGGLSFSPINSNLRDLTPSHTLEPILAFRPEAVAGVVAVTVPVPLAAGPFTEAAGSLFYPCPEEGGTLAFSRSLSGDSTGEGGSGQNPPQKKKVSLLEYRKRQREAQRSGSKMECGSPVSTTPTLVEMFPLPMETTQEPPPLAPAPAQAPVAPAAVAPTPPESNTPQPSEDTEPPVEGEREGGEGQWTSSTSVEQARERGYHRALSLSDHSKDKDGETEGSEAPVRDGSSPSLQRTPTHTPCSPGPSSPSQPGSRPVKEEESDSRPRTPSQAAPQQPSKPAVPKTAPLTPTKLHPAAPYPAPSLLHSPKPQAQGSPYRSQRAFLFAPPQSQPQAQPGLPPFSQYSPQSAPPPPPPPAPPASAAYFPSQSAPAVGSFPGFKPAVTSPFPPGAQPLLQTLPPHALHYQSSTTPPPPPPPPPQHPGPGPALLHVNLQPPPVQQHQLLLTTSPQSSLPPPPPPPPQGQTHQLQQPSASTLLSLNQGLPLLPPPPPPPASSTGVPMQVQAPHHFQNLGGFPTPLMHTGGTANPSVLPSTYQQTGLPPPPPPPQQQTQPAQAVPTATQMPSGTRGATASPAPFHNAGYLGTGWH; encoded by the exons ATGAGCATAGTGATCCCTGTAGGGGTGGACACAGCAGACACCTCATACCTGGAAATGGCTGCAGGCTCAGA aCCAGAATCGGTAGAGGCCAGCCCTGTGGTGGTGGAGAAATCCAGCTACCCGCACCAGATCTACAGCATTAGCTCTCACCACTCCCACAGTTACATTGGGCTGCCTTACGCC GACCACAACTATGGGGCGCGCCCCCCGCCCACACCCCcggcctcccctcccccctccatgcTGATCCGTCCAGGCGAGGGGCTGTTTGTGCCGGGGGGCCTGCAGGACGAGGCTTCCAGGGGCACCACACTCAGCACCTCGGAGGACGGCAGCTACGGGGCCGACATCACCCGCTGCATCTGTGGCTTCACCCACGACGACGGCTACATGATCTGCTGCGACAAGTGCAG tgtGTGGCAGCACATAGACTGCATGGGGATCGACAGGCAGCACATTCCTGAGACGTACCTGTGTGAGCGCTGCCAGCCGCGCATCCTGGACAGAGACCGGGCCATCGTGCTGCAGACCCGCAAGAGGGAGAACATGTCCGGTGAGTGGAGAGATG GCATACCGGTATGTATCTCTGCAGACGGGGACACCAGTGCCACAGAGAGTGGGGACGAGGTGCCGCTGGAGTTGTACACGGCCTTCCAGCACACGCCCACCAGCATCACACTCACCACCGGCCGCCTGGCGGGCAACAAGCAGGCCGACAAGAAACGCAAGAGGAGCGGAGACAAGGAGCCCGTCGCCACGTCAGCCCGAGCCAAGAAG GCGTTCCGTGAGGGCTCCAGGAAGTCCTCCAGAGTGAAGGGTGGCGCTCCAGAAATGGAGCCCGGGGAGCACCCGTCTCTGTGGGAGAACAAGATGAAGGCTTGGATGGAGGCCTACGAAGATGCCGGCAGCAACCAGTACAGCGAGGACGTCCAGATCCTGCTCCGCGTCAAGGAGGCCGGCGACGGCAAGACCCTggcctacaacacacacacagccaccttCAAACCGCCCGTGGAG agCCAGGTTCAGAAGAACAAGAAGATCCTGAAGGCAGTGAGGGATTTGGCTCCAGACTCCCTCATCATAGAGTACAGGGGCAAGTTCATGCTGCGACAGCAGTTTGAGGCCAATGGATGCTTCTTCAAGAG gccGTACCCCTTTGTGTTGTTCTACTCAAAGTTTGACGGGCTGGAGATGTGTGTGGACGCCCGCAGCTTTGGCAACGAGGCTCGCTTCATCCGACGCTCCTGCACCCCCAACTCTGAG gtgCGTCATGTATTAGAGGATGGTATGCTCCATTTGTACATTTACTCTTTGAGGTCCATCAGCAAAGGCACCGAGATCACCATAGGCTTTGACTATGACTATGGCTGCTG TAAATACAAggtggattgtgcatgtgtgaggGGGAACCCAGAGTGCCCGGTGCTGAAACACAACCTGGAGCCCACCGAGAACCTGGAGGCCAGCAGCCGCCGGCGGGGCCGCAAGGACAAGGAGCCCATGATGCAGCGAGGGGACCACCTGGACCTGGGCCAGAACCAGAACATGACCCTCGACTGTGACGGCAGGACCAAGGGTCTGGGGGCCGACGGCAAGCAGAGGAAGCTATCGCCCCTCCGCCTCTCTATCTCCAACAACCAG GATCCTACAGAGTTAGAGGGTGTAGAAGACCAGCCTGATAACTCCGTTAGCAGTGAAGTAGAGATGGAGTCAGAGGAGACcattgcagagagaaagaggaagatg GCCAGCCCAGCGGAGGAGTCCCATCTGCAAGGCGTGGGGGCCTCCAGCTGTCTGGGACTGAGTAAACCGGAG acCCGtgaagagaggaagatggaggccATCCTGCAGGCCTTTGCCCGcatggagaagagggagaagaggcggGAGCAGGCCCTGGAGAAGATCGGCACCAAGTCAGAGGGGGGCATCAAGGAGGAGCCCCCTGCCACCCCGGAGGCCGACATGCAGTCTCCTGGTATCATGACG CCCCTGCTAGAGGTGAAGGAGGAGCCGGGTCTCAACAAGCCCACGCCGGCCAAGCTGCGAGGCAGCAAGCAGAGGAAGAGCTTCTCGCGGAGCCGCACCCACATCGGGCAGCAGAGGCGGCGAGCGCGCACCATCAGCACCTGCTCTGACATACCTCCCGGCTCGCCCGGAGAACTCCTGGACCCCCTGGCCAATGATAGCCTAGACGTAGAGGCCCCCAGGGACCCTGAACCAGAGGCCCTCTCCTCCCATGCCCCCGACACCAGCCCCCCTTACAGTGGCTCCCCGGCCCCTGACAGAAACCGCTCCGGGCAGAAGTACCCCAAAACTAAAAAG cactTAGTGAGTGAGTGGTGCGTCGACAAGCAGGAGCGGTCATTGCGGACCCCAGAGCCGGCCCCGGAGAGGCCCCTGAGGATCAGCAGCGACCCTGAGGTGCTGGCCACCCAGCTCAACGCCCTGCCCGGCATGGGCCCCAGCCCGCACGTCTACAGCACGCCCAAACACTACGTCCGCTTCTCCTCGCCCTTCCTGGCCAACCGCAGCCCCACCACCCCTGGGGTGCCCACCGGACGCCGGCGTTCCCGCGAGCTGCCCGACACGACGCCCACCTCAGGCTCCTGCAAGAAG CGCTGGCTGAAGCAGGCTCTAGAGGAGGagaccaccacccctccacccagCAGCGGCCGGCCCACTCTGGTCATGCCTAGCGAGGGCCCTCTCAGCCCCGCTATCAACGGGGACTCTGACAGTCCACTCCCCTACAACGGTAGCTGCACCTTGCCAGGTGAGGACTCTG AGTTGCCCACTCCTCTGAAGAAGCGGCGCCTGGGTCTGTGTCCACTGGACGCCTGCATGTCAGAGAGCTCCACCCCCTACGGCTCTCCCTGCGCAACGCCAACCCGGGCCGACCTATCAGAGACGCCGGGTACACCCTTGCTGCTGGCCACACCACCCCGCGTCACCCGTACGGAAGAGCCGAGCCCCGAGCCTCTACCTagcacccccacacacacactcagtgccCCGCAGGAA AGCGAGTCTTCCCTGGACAGCTCACCAGAGGGCAGTCGCAGACCCAGCCCCCAAGAGGCTGAGCGGCCACCTTCGCTGCTCTCCTCCCCCTGTGTAGCGGTCAGGGCTCCCAGTCTGGATGTGTTGCTCCCCCAAGAGGCCAAGACCAGCGCCCCCCTGAGCCCCCAGCCCCCCACACCCGAGTCCCAGGACTGTGTGGGAGAGGAGGGGCCAGAGACAGGGACCGAGGGCAGCAGCGACACCCCCTCCTCTACAGACCCAGCCTCTTCCTCGCTCCTCCCCCCCTGGATGAAGAGTCCAGAGAGAGTGGGTCTGTCAGGGCCAGGGGGTCTGTCCTTCTCCCCCATCAACTCTAACCTGAGGGACCTTACCCCCTCACACACCCTGGAGCCCATCTTGGCCTTCAGGCCTGAGGCTGTGGCTGGTGTTGTGGCAGTGACAGTACCAGTACCCTTGGCAGCAGGACCCTTCACAGAGGCTGCAGGGTCTCTCTTCTACCCCTGCCCTGAGGAGGGGGGAACGCTGGCCTTCTCTCGTTCACTAAGTGGAGACAGCACCGGAGAGGGAGGGTCAGGACAGAATCCCCCACAGAAGAAAAAG gtgtctTTGCTGGAGTACAGGAAACGTCAGCGAGAGGCGCAGCGCAGCGGCTCCAAAATGGAATGCGGCTCGCCTGTCTCTACAACACCTACCCTGGTGGAGATGTTCCCTCTGCCCATGGAGACCACCCAAGAGCCTCCACCCCTGGCTCCTGCTCCGGCCCAAGCTCCAGTGGCCCCTGCTGCAGTGGCCCCCACCCCGCCTGAGTCAAATACCCCCCAGCCCAGCGAGGACACAGAGCCCCCTgtcgagggggagagagaggggggagagggacagtggaCCTCGTCCACCTCGGTGGAGCAGGCAAGAGAGCGTGGCTACCACAGAGCCCTGTCGCTTAGTGACCACAGCAAGGacaaag ATGGAGAGACCGAGGGCAGTGAGGCCCCAGTCAGAGATGGTTCATCTCCTAGCCTGCAGAGGACCCCAACCCACACG cCGTGTTCTCCTGGCCCCAGCAGCCCGTCCCAGCCTGGCAGTCGCccagtgaaggaggaggagagtgacagCCGGCCTCGGACCCCCTCCCAGGCCGCCCCACAGCAGCCCAGCAAGCCTGCCGTACCCAAGACAGCCCCCCTGACCCCCACCAAGCTACACCCTGCTGCCCCCTACCCTGCCCcctcactcctccactcccccaaACCCCAGGCCCAGGGCTCCCCTTACCGCAGCCAGAGGGCCTTCCTCTTTGCTCCTCCTCAGTCCCAGCCACAGGCTCAACCAGGGCTGCCCCCCTTCTCCCAGTACAGCCCACAGTCcgctccacctccccctcctccaccagcACCTCCAGCCTCAGCGGCCTACTTCCCCAGCCAGTCAGCCCCCGCCGTGGGATCCTTCCCTGGGTTCAAGCCTGCAGTGACGTCCCCATTCCCCCCTGGAGCCCAGCCCCTCCTGCAGACTCTTCCTCCCCACGCCCTGCACTACCAGAGCTCTACCACTCCCccgcctcctccccctcccccaccacaaCACCCTGGGCCCGGCCCGGCCCTGCTACACGTTAACCTGCAGCCTCCTCCTGTCCAGCAGCACCAGCTCCTCCTAACCACATCCccccagtcctccctccctcctcctccgccCCCTCCCCCACAGGGCCAGACCCACCAGCTGCAGCAACCCAGTGCCAGCACCCTCCTGTCACTCAACCAGGGCCTGCCTCTtcttccacccccaccccctcctcctgcctcctccacTGGTGTCCCTATGCAAGTGCAAGCCCCTCACCACTTTCAGAATTTGGGGGGCTTTCCAACCCCGCTGATGCACACCGGCGGCACCGCTAACCCCTCAGTGCTCCCCTCCACCTACCAGCAGACTGGactgcccccccctcctccccctccccagcaGCAGACTCAGCCGGCCCAGGCCGTGCCCACCGCCACTCAGATGCCCAGCGGAACACGTGGGGCCACTGCGTCCCCCGCCCCCTTTCACAACGCTGGGTACCTGGGCACGGGGTGGCACTGA
- the kmt2e gene encoding inactive histone-lysine N-methyltransferase 2E isoform X14 yields the protein MSIVIPVGVDTADTSYLEMAAGSEPESVEASPVVVEKSSYPHQIYSISSHHSHSYIGLPYADHNYGARPPPTPPASPPPSMLIRPGEGLFVPGGLQDEASRGTTLSTSEDGSYGADITRCICGFTHDDGYMICCDKCSVWQHIDCMGIDRQHIPETYLCERCQPRILDRDRAIVLQTRKRENMSDGDTSATESGDEVPLELYTAFQHTPTSITLTTGRLAGNKQADKKRKRSGDKEPVATSARAKKAFREGSRKSSRVKGGAPEMEPGEHPSLWENKMKAWMEAYEDAGSNQYSEDVQILLRVKEAGDGKTLAYNTHTATFKPPVESQVQKNKKILKAVRDLAPDSLIIEYRGKFMLRQQFEANGCFFKRPYPFVLFYSKFDGLEMCVDARSFGNEARFIRRSCTPNSEVRHVLEDGMLHLYIYSLRSISKGTEITIGFDYDYGCCKYKVDCACVRGNPECPVLKHNLEPTENLEASSRRRGRKDKEPMMQRGDHLDLGQNQNMTLDCDGRTKGLGADGKQRKLSPLRLSISNNQDPTELEGVEDQPDNSVSSEVEMESEETIAERKRKMTREERKMEAILQAFARMEKREKRREQALEKIGTKSEGGIKEEPPATPEADMQSPGIMTPLLEVKEEPGLNKPTPAKLRGSKQRKSFSRSRTHIGQQRRRARTISTCSDIPPGSPGELLDPLANDSLDVEAPRDPEPEALSSHAPDTSPPYSGSPAPDRNRSGQKYPKTKKHLVSEWCVDKQERSLRTPEPAPERPLRISSDPEVLATQLNALPGMGPSPHVYSTPKHYVRFSSPFLANRSPTTPGVPTGRRRSRELPDTTPTSGSCKKRWLKQALEEETTTPPPSSGRPTLVMPSEGPLSPAINGDSDSPLPYNGSCTLPELPTPLKKRRLGLCPLDACMSESSTPYGSPCATPTRADLSETPGTPLLLATPPRVTRTEEPSPEPLPSTPTHTLSAPQESESSLDSSPEGSRRPSPQEAERPPSLLSSPCVAVRAPSLDVLLPQEAKTSAPLSPQPPTPESQDCVGEEGPETGTEGSSDTPSSTDPASSSLLPPWMKSPERVGLSGPGGLSFSPINSNLRDLTPSHTLEPILAFRPEAVAGVVAVTVPVPLAAGPFTEAAGSLFYPCPEEGGTLAFSRSLSGDSTGEGGSGQNPPQKKKVSLLEYRKRQREAQRSGSKMECGSPVSTTPTLVEMFPLPMETTQEPPPLAPAPAQAPVAPAAVAPTPPESNTPQPSEDTEPPVEGEREGGEGQWTSSTSVEQARERGYHRALSLSDHSKDKDGETEGSEAPVRDGSSPSLQRTPTHTPCSPGPSSPSQPGSRPVKEEESDSRPRTPSQAAPQQPSKPAVPKTAPLTPTKLHPAAPYPAPSLLHSPKPQAQGSPYRSQRAFLFAPPQSQPQAQPGLPPFSQYSPQSAPPPPPPPAPPASAAYFPSQSAPAVGSFPGFKPAVTSPFPPGAQPLLQTLPPHALHYQSSTTPPPPPPPPPQHPGPGPALLHVNLQPPPVQQHQLLLTTSPQSSLPPPPPPPPQGQTHQLQQPSASTLLSLNQGLPLLPPPPPPPASSTGVPMQVQAPHHFQNLGGFPTPLMHTGGTANPSVLPSTYQQTGLPPPPPPPQQQTQPAQAVPTATQMPSGTRGATASPAPFHNAGYLGTGWH from the exons ATGAGCATAGTGATCCCTGTAGGGGTGGACACAGCAGACACCTCATACCTGGAAATGGCTGCAGGCTCAGA aCCAGAATCGGTAGAGGCCAGCCCTGTGGTGGTGGAGAAATCCAGCTACCCGCACCAGATCTACAGCATTAGCTCTCACCACTCCCACAGTTACATTGGGCTGCCTTACGCC GACCACAACTATGGGGCGCGCCCCCCGCCCACACCCCcggcctcccctcccccctccatgcTGATCCGTCCAGGCGAGGGGCTGTTTGTGCCGGGGGGCCTGCAGGACGAGGCTTCCAGGGGCACCACACTCAGCACCTCGGAGGACGGCAGCTACGGGGCCGACATCACCCGCTGCATCTGTGGCTTCACCCACGACGACGGCTACATGATCTGCTGCGACAAGTGCAG tgtGTGGCAGCACATAGACTGCATGGGGATCGACAGGCAGCACATTCCTGAGACGTACCTGTGTGAGCGCTGCCAGCCGCGCATCCTGGACAGAGACCGGGCCATCGTGCTGCAGACCCGCAAGAGGGAGAACATGTCCG ACGGGGACACCAGTGCCACAGAGAGTGGGGACGAGGTGCCGCTGGAGTTGTACACGGCCTTCCAGCACACGCCCACCAGCATCACACTCACCACCGGCCGCCTGGCGGGCAACAAGCAGGCCGACAAGAAACGCAAGAGGAGCGGAGACAAGGAGCCCGTCGCCACGTCAGCCCGAGCCAAGAAG GCGTTCCGTGAGGGCTCCAGGAAGTCCTCCAGAGTGAAGGGTGGCGCTCCAGAAATGGAGCCCGGGGAGCACCCGTCTCTGTGGGAGAACAAGATGAAGGCTTGGATGGAGGCCTACGAAGATGCCGGCAGCAACCAGTACAGCGAGGACGTCCAGATCCTGCTCCGCGTCAAGGAGGCCGGCGACGGCAAGACCCTggcctacaacacacacacagccaccttCAAACCGCCCGTGGAG agCCAGGTTCAGAAGAACAAGAAGATCCTGAAGGCAGTGAGGGATTTGGCTCCAGACTCCCTCATCATAGAGTACAGGGGCAAGTTCATGCTGCGACAGCAGTTTGAGGCCAATGGATGCTTCTTCAAGAG gccGTACCCCTTTGTGTTGTTCTACTCAAAGTTTGACGGGCTGGAGATGTGTGTGGACGCCCGCAGCTTTGGCAACGAGGCTCGCTTCATCCGACGCTCCTGCACCCCCAACTCTGAG gtgCGTCATGTATTAGAGGATGGTATGCTCCATTTGTACATTTACTCTTTGAGGTCCATCAGCAAAGGCACCGAGATCACCATAGGCTTTGACTATGACTATGGCTGCTG TAAATACAAggtggattgtgcatgtgtgaggGGGAACCCAGAGTGCCCGGTGCTGAAACACAACCTGGAGCCCACCGAGAACCTGGAGGCCAGCAGCCGCCGGCGGGGCCGCAAGGACAAGGAGCCCATGATGCAGCGAGGGGACCACCTGGACCTGGGCCAGAACCAGAACATGACCCTCGACTGTGACGGCAGGACCAAGGGTCTGGGGGCCGACGGCAAGCAGAGGAAGCTATCGCCCCTCCGCCTCTCTATCTCCAACAACCAG GATCCTACAGAGTTAGAGGGTGTAGAAGACCAGCCTGATAACTCCGTTAGCAGTGAAGTAGAGATGGAGTCAGAGGAGACcattgcagagagaaagaggaagatg acCCGtgaagagaggaagatggaggccATCCTGCAGGCCTTTGCCCGcatggagaagagggagaagaggcggGAGCAGGCCCTGGAGAAGATCGGCACCAAGTCAGAGGGGGGCATCAAGGAGGAGCCCCCTGCCACCCCGGAGGCCGACATGCAGTCTCCTGGTATCATGACG CCCCTGCTAGAGGTGAAGGAGGAGCCGGGTCTCAACAAGCCCACGCCGGCCAAGCTGCGAGGCAGCAAGCAGAGGAAGAGCTTCTCGCGGAGCCGCACCCACATCGGGCAGCAGAGGCGGCGAGCGCGCACCATCAGCACCTGCTCTGACATACCTCCCGGCTCGCCCGGAGAACTCCTGGACCCCCTGGCCAATGATAGCCTAGACGTAGAGGCCCCCAGGGACCCTGAACCAGAGGCCCTCTCCTCCCATGCCCCCGACACCAGCCCCCCTTACAGTGGCTCCCCGGCCCCTGACAGAAACCGCTCCGGGCAGAAGTACCCCAAAACTAAAAAG cactTAGTGAGTGAGTGGTGCGTCGACAAGCAGGAGCGGTCATTGCGGACCCCAGAGCCGGCCCCGGAGAGGCCCCTGAGGATCAGCAGCGACCCTGAGGTGCTGGCCACCCAGCTCAACGCCCTGCCCGGCATGGGCCCCAGCCCGCACGTCTACAGCACGCCCAAACACTACGTCCGCTTCTCCTCGCCCTTCCTGGCCAACCGCAGCCCCACCACCCCTGGGGTGCCCACCGGACGCCGGCGTTCCCGCGAGCTGCCCGACACGACGCCCACCTCAGGCTCCTGCAAGAAG CGCTGGCTGAAGCAGGCTCTAGAGGAGGagaccaccacccctccacccagCAGCGGCCGGCCCACTCTGGTCATGCCTAGCGAGGGCCCTCTCAGCCCCGCTATCAACGGGGACTCTGACAGTCCACTCCCCTACAACGGTAGCTGCACCTTGCCAG AGTTGCCCACTCCTCTGAAGAAGCGGCGCCTGGGTCTGTGTCCACTGGACGCCTGCATGTCAGAGAGCTCCACCCCCTACGGCTCTCCCTGCGCAACGCCAACCCGGGCCGACCTATCAGAGACGCCGGGTACACCCTTGCTGCTGGCCACACCACCCCGCGTCACCCGTACGGAAGAGCCGAGCCCCGAGCCTCTACCTagcacccccacacacacactcagtgccCCGCAGGAA AGCGAGTCTTCCCTGGACAGCTCACCAGAGGGCAGTCGCAGACCCAGCCCCCAAGAGGCTGAGCGGCCACCTTCGCTGCTCTCCTCCCCCTGTGTAGCGGTCAGGGCTCCCAGTCTGGATGTGTTGCTCCCCCAAGAGGCCAAGACCAGCGCCCCCCTGAGCCCCCAGCCCCCCACACCCGAGTCCCAGGACTGTGTGGGAGAGGAGGGGCCAGAGACAGGGACCGAGGGCAGCAGCGACACCCCCTCCTCTACAGACCCAGCCTCTTCCTCGCTCCTCCCCCCCTGGATGAAGAGTCCAGAGAGAGTGGGTCTGTCAGGGCCAGGGGGTCTGTCCTTCTCCCCCATCAACTCTAACCTGAGGGACCTTACCCCCTCACACACCCTGGAGCCCATCTTGGCCTTCAGGCCTGAGGCTGTGGCTGGTGTTGTGGCAGTGACAGTACCAGTACCCTTGGCAGCAGGACCCTTCACAGAGGCTGCAGGGTCTCTCTTCTACCCCTGCCCTGAGGAGGGGGGAACGCTGGCCTTCTCTCGTTCACTAAGTGGAGACAGCACCGGAGAGGGAGGGTCAGGACAGAATCCCCCACAGAAGAAAAAG gtgtctTTGCTGGAGTACAGGAAACGTCAGCGAGAGGCGCAGCGCAGCGGCTCCAAAATGGAATGCGGCTCGCCTGTCTCTACAACACCTACCCTGGTGGAGATGTTCCCTCTGCCCATGGAGACCACCCAAGAGCCTCCACCCCTGGCTCCTGCTCCGGCCCAAGCTCCAGTGGCCCCTGCTGCAGTGGCCCCCACCCCGCCTGAGTCAAATACCCCCCAGCCCAGCGAGGACACAGAGCCCCCTgtcgagggggagagagaggggggagagggacagtggaCCTCGTCCACCTCGGTGGAGCAGGCAAGAGAGCGTGGCTACCACAGAGCCCTGTCGCTTAGTGACCACAGCAAGGacaaag ATGGAGAGACCGAGGGCAGTGAGGCCCCAGTCAGAGATGGTTCATCTCCTAGCCTGCAGAGGACCCCAACCCACACG cCGTGTTCTCCTGGCCCCAGCAGCCCGTCCCAGCCTGGCAGTCGCccagtgaaggaggaggagagtgacagCCGGCCTCGGACCCCCTCCCAGGCCGCCCCACAGCAGCCCAGCAAGCCTGCCGTACCCAAGACAGCCCCCCTGACCCCCACCAAGCTACACCCTGCTGCCCCCTACCCTGCCCcctcactcctccactcccccaaACCCCAGGCCCAGGGCTCCCCTTACCGCAGCCAGAGGGCCTTCCTCTTTGCTCCTCCTCAGTCCCAGCCACAGGCTCAACCAGGGCTGCCCCCCTTCTCCCAGTACAGCCCACAGTCcgctccacctccccctcctccaccagcACCTCCAGCCTCAGCGGCCTACTTCCCCAGCCAGTCAGCCCCCGCCGTGGGATCCTTCCCTGGGTTCAAGCCTGCAGTGACGTCCCCATTCCCCCCTGGAGCCCAGCCCCTCCTGCAGACTCTTCCTCCCCACGCCCTGCACTACCAGAGCTCTACCACTCCCccgcctcctccccctcccccaccacaaCACCCTGGGCCCGGCCCGGCCCTGCTACACGTTAACCTGCAGCCTCCTCCTGTCCAGCAGCACCAGCTCCTCCTAACCACATCCccccagtcctccctccctcctcctccgccCCCTCCCCCACAGGGCCAGACCCACCAGCTGCAGCAACCCAGTGCCAGCACCCTCCTGTCACTCAACCAGGGCCTGCCTCTtcttccacccccaccccctcctcctgcctcctccacTGGTGTCCCTATGCAAGTGCAAGCCCCTCACCACTTTCAGAATTTGGGGGGCTTTCCAACCCCGCTGATGCACACCGGCGGCACCGCTAACCCCTCAGTGCTCCCCTCCACCTACCAGCAGACTGGactgcccccccctcctccccctccccagcaGCAGACTCAGCCGGCCCAGGCCGTGCCCACCGCCACTCAGATGCCCAGCGGAACACGTGGGGCCACTGCGTCCCCCGCCCCCTTTCACAACGCTGGGTACCTGGGCACGGGGTGGCACTGA